In Pseudomonas fluorescens, the following are encoded in one genomic region:
- a CDS encoding retention module-containing protein yields the protein MATLIGIVSKVIGQVFAVASDGSRRALVEGDRLFAGDQLSTGAEGAVAVHLQNGQELTLGRGSSMQMTPQLLANQIPHVNSPEALTPSEAQLTDVEQLQKAIAAGDDPTQTAEATAAGPDTTTGVPGGVQGSGHSFVMLEEVGGRVDPIIGFPTAGFNGIPELPEERLNVNPDNVVAADAPVVPPVVPQVPNNPVTFDGLSQQNGERTVNEANLADGSARSEGSLTRSGTFTINAPDGLTSLSIGEINLISGGVAAGFPQLITSPLGSTLTVTSYNPATGVVSYSYTLIRAESHASGEGANSLAEHVTVVAIDSNGDSATGTLDISIIDDVPKAVDDNNGTASETLLTLNGNVLSNDVQGADRVTLGENTGPITPGTFTGTYGTLVLNANGTYTYTLNTSDADFKALHGGGDGTETFTYTLTDADGDSSTANLVLQIHNNDDPDTIDGLNAQGGELTVFEKNLSDGSAPDATALTQNGTFTVTALDGVTTLTVGGIAVVTGGVAAGFPQSITTPLGSTLTITGFNAATGVISYSYTLNDNEAHPTANDANTLPEQFAVTVVDDNGTTATGSLDVNIVDELPNGVDDSNANTASETLLTLNGNVLSNDVQGADRLPVGENAGPITPGTFTGTYGTLVLNANGTYTYTLNTSDADFIALHGGGNGSESFTYTITDSDGDSSTANLELQIHNNDDSITIGGLNAQGGELTVFEKNLSDGSAPDATALTQNGTFTVTALDGVTTLTVGGIAVVTGGVAAGFPQSITTPLGSTLTITGFNAATGVISYSYTLNDNEAHPTANDANTLPEQFAVTVVDDNGTTATGSLDVNIVDDLPNGVDDSNTSTASETLLTLNGNVLSNDVQGADQVTVGENAGPITPGTFTGTYGTLVLNANGTYTYTLNTSDADFIALHGGGNGSESFTYTITDSDGDSSTANLELQIHNNDDSITIGGLNAQGGELTVFEKNLSDGSAPDATALTRNGTFTITALDGVTTLTVGGIAVVTGGVAAGFPQSITTPLGSTLTITGFSSATGVVSYSYTLNDNEAHPTANGTNTLPEQFAVTVVDDNGTTATGSLDVNIVDDLPNGVDDSNTSTASETLLTLNGNVLSNDVQGADRVTVGENTGPITPGTFTGTYGTLVLNANGTYTYTLNPSDADFKALHGGGDGSETFTYTLTDSDGDSSTANLVLNVYNNDNQVTLSGLDVYGGELTVYEKNLSDGSSPNTPALTQSGTFTVTALDGLQTLTVGGITVVSGGVVAGFPQTAVTPLGSTLTITGFNAATGVISYSYTLNDNEAHPAANGANSLTENFNVVATDTDGDSATRQINVNIVDDLPKGVYDSNASTASESLLTLNGNVLSNDVQGADRVLVGENTGPITPGTFTGTYGTLVLNANGTYTYTLNTSDADFIALHGGGDGSETFTYTLTDSDGDSSTANLVLNVYNNDDRVTLEGLDVYGGELTVYEKNLNDGSAPDSTALTRNGTFTVTALDGVTTLTVGGIAVVTAGVAASFPQSITTPLGSTLTITGFNAATGVVSYSYTLNDNEAHPTANDANILPEQFAVTVVDDNGTTATGSLDVNIVDDLPKGVYDSNASTASETLLTLNGNVLSNDVQGADRVTVGENTGPITPGTFTGTYGTLVLNANGTYTYTLNTSDADFKALHGGGDGSESFTYTLTDSDGDSSTANLVLNVYNNDDRVTLDGLDVYGGELKVYEKNLSDGSAPDSTELTQSGTFTVTALDGVTTLTVGGIAVVTAGVAASFPQSLTTPLGSTLTITGFSSATGVVSYSYTLNDNEAHPTANGTNTLPEQFAVTVVDDNGTTATGSLDVNIVDDLPKGVYDSNANTASETQLTLSGNVLSNDVQGADRVTVGENAGPITPGTFTGTYGTLVLNANGTYTYTLNPSDADFKVLHGGGDGSESFTYTITDSDGDTSTANLMLNVYNNDDRVTLDGLDVYGGELKVYEKNLSDGSSPDTSALTRTGTFTVSALDGLQTLTVGGITVVSGGVVAGFPQTAVTPLGSTLTITGFSSATGVVSYSYTLNDNEAHTTANGTNSLTENFNVVATDTDGDSETGQINVNIVDDLPSARPDSSSVVEGGTVNISVLGNDISGADGPATVVGVRAGSNTSTSAIGGLGNPINGTYGYLTLDANGNAVYHSNQNSLGDAGATDTFTYTVRDSDGDESTTTITIDVANSIIKANPDSDVTVYEKALDLSQEGQDLAAATVTGSDPGNTGETASGTLVGSVSGGSGALTYTLVGSATGTYGQILLNSDGSYTYTLTSAPKTSPNANDGPNSLSESFTYKATDALGNSSTSTIVVNIVDDVPKAVATDRSVAAVEIDSNLLIVLDVSGSMDDPSGVSGLSRLDLAKQAISALLDKYDDLGDVKVQLVTFSSSATDMTSVWVDVATAKTLLAGLTADGGTNYDAGVATMQTAFNTSGKLTGAQNVGYFFSDGKPTTGQEIGTADETALKAFLDANNIKNYAIGLGSGVSNANLNPLAYDGSSHTDTNAVVVTDLSQLNSVLSGTVIGAPVTGSLLGEGCTFGADGGFIKTITVDGTTYTYDPSGNSNQGSLSFSGGLNHGTFNTVDNTLNIATNNSGTLQINLDTGEYAYISQKTTSVLITETIGFTASDNDGDLASATLTVKVIPNAPPVAADDNVITNVLSGTVVVPGELLLANDTDPNGDQLSATPTSFNTGWIAKGADFTGTGAISFTGTNNNPANQSLADVRNAFAANTATMTALLVVSGYLGSANNSNGNNEDLITVKLKQGETLNLDHNLDAGHVTMEYSLNGGAFVSIADGGTITASADGTYQIHLTNITNPGNGNSNAAEDYQLTMTVNYAGAQDVTTDYHGTYTANDNHGGSDSANLTISYQDGHTLTGTSGDDVLVAGTGNNIINAGDGNDVLTAGSGNNEMHGGAGNDLLFSGQGNDILDGGTGIDTASYAHASAGVTVDLSLLAAQNTLGAGSDTLTGIENLTGSNFNDTLIGNNTNNVINGGLGNDILNGGGGDDWLIGGLGNNTLTGGTGADTFQWLKGNSGHDVITDFTPGTDKLDLSQLLQGESGTTASLDDYLHFTVTGSGPSTVTSIDVSAMAGAAPNQTIDLAGVDLASHYGVTPGAGGVIAGGHDTATIINGMLNDHSLTVDTV from the coding sequence ATGGCTACGCTCATCGGTATCGTCAGTAAGGTCATCGGTCAGGTGTTCGCGGTTGCGAGCGACGGCAGCCGGCGTGCTTTGGTCGAAGGGGACCGGCTGTTCGCCGGCGACCAACTGAGCACTGGCGCTGAAGGCGCGGTGGCGGTGCATCTGCAAAATGGCCAGGAACTGACCCTCGGGCGCGGCAGCAGCATGCAGATGACGCCGCAGTTGCTCGCCAATCAGATACCCCATGTGAACTCGCCTGAAGCGCTGACGCCGAGCGAAGCGCAACTGACCGATGTCGAACAGCTGCAAAAAGCCATTGCGGCGGGCGATGACCCGACCCAAACCGCTGAAGCCACCGCTGCCGGGCCTGACACGACTACCGGTGTACCGGGCGGCGTCCAGGGCAGTGGCCATAGTTTCGTCATGCTCGAAGAAGTGGGCGGGCGAGTCGATCCGATCATCGGCTTCCCCACTGCAGGGTTCAATGGTATTCCCGAACTTCCCGAAGAACGCCTGAACGTTAATCCGGACAACGTTGTCGCGGCCGATGCCCCTGTGGTGCCGCCGGTGGTTCCGCAAGTGCCGAACAATCCGGTCACCTTCGACGGCCTGTCGCAGCAGAACGGCGAGCGGACCGTCAACGAAGCCAACCTGGCCGACGGTTCGGCGAGGAGCGAAGGCTCGCTGACGCGAAGCGGCACCTTCACCATCAATGCGCCCGACGGGCTGACCAGCCTCAGCATCGGCGAGATCAACTTGATCAGTGGCGGCGTGGCGGCAGGTTTCCCGCAGTTGATCACCTCCCCGCTGGGCAGCACGCTGACCGTCACCAGTTACAACCCGGCCACGGGCGTGGTCAGTTACAGCTACACCCTCATCCGTGCCGAATCCCACGCAAGCGGCGAGGGGGCCAACAGTCTTGCCGAACACGTCACCGTGGTGGCCATCGACAGCAATGGCGACAGCGCTACCGGTACGCTGGATATCAGCATCATCGACGACGTGCCCAAAGCAGTCGATGACAACAATGGCACCGCCTCGGAAACCCTGCTGACCCTCAACGGCAACGTACTGAGCAACGACGTGCAAGGCGCCGACCGCGTGACGCTCGGCGAAAACACCGGCCCGATCACCCCGGGCACCTTCACCGGCACTTACGGCACCCTGGTGCTCAACGCCAACGGCACTTACACCTACACGCTGAACACCAGCGATGCCGACTTCAAGGCGTTGCACGGTGGTGGCGACGGCACTGAAACCTTCACCTATACGCTGACAGACGCCGATGGCGACAGCAGCACCGCGAACCTGGTGCTGCAGATTCACAACAACGATGACCCGGACACGATTGACGGTTTGAACGCTCAGGGTGGCGAGTTGACCGTCTTCGAGAAAAACCTCAGCGACGGCAGCGCACCGGATGCCACGGCGTTGACCCAGAACGGCACCTTCACCGTCACCGCCCTCGACGGTGTTACGACCCTGACCGTCGGCGGTATCGCCGTGGTCACCGGTGGCGTGGCCGCCGGCTTCCCGCAATCGATCACCACCCCGTTGGGCAGCACCCTGACCATCACCGGGTTCAACGCGGCGACCGGGGTGATCAGCTACAGCTACACCCTCAACGATAACGAAGCCCATCCGACGGCCAACGACGCCAACACTTTGCCTGAGCAGTTCGCTGTGACCGTGGTCGACGACAACGGCACCACTGCCACCGGTTCACTGGACGTGAACATCGTCGACGAGCTGCCCAATGGCGTGGACGACAGCAACGCCAATACCGCTTCGGAAACCCTGTTGACCCTCAACGGCAATGTGCTGAGCAACGATGTGCAAGGCGCCGACCGCTTGCCGGTCGGAGAAAACGCCGGCCCGATCACCCCCGGCACTTTCACCGGCACTTACGGCACCCTGGTGCTCAATGCCAACGGCACCTACACCTACACGCTGAACACCAGCGATGCCGATTTCATAGCCCTGCACGGCGGTGGCAATGGCAGCGAATCCTTTACCTACACCATCACCGATTCGGACGGCGACAGCAGCACCGCGAACCTGGAGCTGCAGATCCACAACAACGATGACTCGATCACGATTGGCGGTTTGAACGCTCAGGGTGGCGAGCTCACCGTTTTCGAGAAAAACCTCAGCGACGGCAGCGCACCGGATGCCACGGCGTTGACCCAGAACGGCACCTTCACCGTCACCGCGCTGGACGGTGTCACGACCCTGACCGTCGGCGGTATCGCCGTGGTCACCGGCGGCGTGGCCGCCGGCTTCCCGCAATCGATTACCACCCCGTTGGGCAGCACCCTGACCATCACCGGGTTCAACGCGGCGACCGGGGTGATCAGCTACAGCTACACCCTCAACGATAACGAAGCCCACCCGACGGCCAACGACGCCAACACTTTACCTGAGCAGTTCGCCGTGACCGTGGTCGACGACAACGGCACCACCGCCACGGGCAGCCTCGACGTGAATATCGTCGACGACCTGCCCAATGGCGTGGACGACAGCAACACCAGTACCGCCTCGGAAACCCTGCTGACCCTCAACGGCAACGTGCTGAGCAATGACGTGCAAGGCGCCGACCAGGTAACGGTCGGGGAAAATGCCGGACCGATCACCCCCGGGACCTTCACCGGCACTTACGGCACCCTGGTGCTCAATGCCAACGGCACCTACACCTACACGCTGAACACCAGCGATGCCGATTTCATAGCCCTGCACGGCGGTGGCAATGGCAGCGAATCCTTTACCTACACCATCACCGATTCGGACGGCGACAGCAGCACCGCGAACCTGGAGCTGCAGATCCACAACAACGATGACTCGATCACGATTGGCGGTTTGAACGCTCAGGGTGGCGAGCTCACCGTTTTCGAGAAAAACCTCAGCGACGGCAGCGCACCGGATGCCACGGCGCTGACCCGGAACGGCACCTTCACCATCACCGCCCTCGACGGTGTTACGACCCTGACCGTCGGCGGCATCGCCGTGGTCACCGGTGGCGTGGCCGCCGGCTTCCCGCAATCGATCACCACACCGTTGGGCAGCACCCTGACCATCACCGGGTTCAGCTCGGCGACCGGTGTCGTGAGCTACAGCTACACCCTCAACGATAACGAAGCCCACCCAACGGCCAACGGCACCAACACCCTGCCTGAGCAGTTCGCCGTGACCGTGGTCGATGACAACGGCACCACCGCGACTGGTTCGCTGGACGTGAACATCGTCGACGACCTGCCCAATGGCGTGGACGACAGCAACACCAGTACCGCCTCGGAAACCCTGCTGACCCTCAACGGCAATGTGCTGAGCAACGACGTGCAAGGCGCCGACCGCGTGACGGTCGGTGAAAACACCGGCCCGATTACCCCAGGCACTTTCACCGGGACTTACGGCACACTGGTGCTGAATGCCAACGGCACCTACACCTACACCCTGAACCCCAGCGATGCCGATTTCAAAGCCCTGCACGGCGGTGGCGACGGCAGCGAAACCTTCACCTACACCCTCACCGACTCGGACGGCGACAGCAGCACCGCCAACCTGGTGCTCAACGTCTACAACAACGACAACCAGGTAACCCTCAGTGGCCTCGACGTGTATGGCGGTGAGCTGACGGTCTACGAGAAAAACCTCAGTGACGGCAGCAGCCCCAACACGCCGGCCCTGACCCAAAGCGGCACCTTCACCGTCACTGCCCTCGATGGCCTGCAAACCCTGACGGTAGGCGGCATCACTGTCGTGAGCGGTGGTGTGGTCGCCGGCTTCCCGCAAACGGCCGTCACGCCACTGGGCAGCACCCTGACCATCACCGGATTCAACGCCGCTACCGGGGTGATCAGCTACAGCTACACCCTGAACGATAACGAAGCCCATCCGGCGGCCAACGGCGCCAACAGCCTGACCGAGAACTTCAACGTCGTGGCCACCGATACGGATGGCGACAGTGCGACCAGGCAGATCAACGTCAATATCGTCGACGACCTGCCAAAAGGCGTGTACGACAGCAATGCTTCAACGGCCTCGGAATCCCTGCTGACCCTCAACGGCAATGTGCTGAGCAATGACGTGCAAGGCGCCGACCGGGTGCTGGTCGGTGAAAACACCGGCCCGATCACTCCCGGGACCTTCACCGGTACCTATGGCACCCTGGTGCTGAATGCCAACGGCACTTACACCTACACCCTGAACACCAGCGATGCTGATTTCATAGCCCTGCACGGAGGTGGCGACGGCAGCGAAACCTTCACCTACACCCTCACCGACTCGGACGGTGACAGCAGCACCGCGAACCTGGTGCTGAACGTCTACAACAACGACGATCGCGTAACCCTCGAAGGCCTCGACGTGTATGGCGGTGAGCTGACGGTCTACGAGAAAAACCTCAACGACGGCAGCGCACCGGACTCCACGGCGCTGACCCGGAACGGCACCTTCACCGTCACCGCCCTCGACGGTGTCACGACCCTGACCGTCGGCGGCATCGCCGTGGTCACCGCTGGCGTGGCCGCCAGCTTCCCGCAATCGATCACCACACCGTTGGGCAGCACCCTGACCATCACCGGGTTCAATGCCGCGACCGGTGTTGTGAGCTACAGCTACACCCTCAACGATAACGAAGCGCACCCGACCGCGAATGACGCCAACATCTTGCCCGAACAGTTCGCCGTGACCGTGGTCGATGACAACGGCACCACCGCGACCGGTTCACTCGATGTCAACATCGTCGACGACCTGCCAAAAGGCGTGTACGACAGCAATGCTTCAACGGCCTCGGAAACCCTGCTGACCCTCAATGGCAACGTGCTGAGCAACGACGTGCAAGGCGCCGACCGGGTGACGGTCGGTGAAAACACCGGACCGATCACTCCCGGGACCTTCACCGGCACTTACGGCACCCTGGTGCTGAATGCCAACGGCACTTACACCTACACGCTAAACACCAGCGATGCTGATTTCAAAGCCCTGCACGGCGGTGGCGACGGCAGCGAATCCTTCACCTACACCCTCACCGACTCGGACGGCGACAGCAGCACTGCCAACCTGGTGCTGAACGTCTACAACAACGACGATCGCGTAACCCTCGACGGCCTTGACGTGTATGGCGGTGAGCTGAAGGTCTATGAGAAAAATCTCAGCGACGGCAGCGCACCGGACTCCACGGAGCTGACCCAAAGCGGCACCTTCACCGTCACCGCTCTCGACGGCGTAACGACCCTGACCGTCGGCGGCATCGCCGTGGTCACCGCTGGCGTGGCCGCCAGTTTCCCGCAATCGCTCACCACCCCGTTGGGCAGTACCCTGACCATCACCGGGTTCAGCTCGGCGACCGGTGTCGTGAGCTACAGCTACACCCTCAACGATAACGAAGCCCACCCAACGGCCAACGGCACCAACACCCTGCCTGAGCAGTTCGCCGTGACCGTGGTCGACGACAACGGCACTACCGCCACCGGTTCGCTCGACGTCAACATCGTCGACGACCTGCCAAAAGGCGTGTACGACAGCAACGCCAATACCGCTTCGGAAACCCAGCTGACGTTGAGCGGCAACGTGCTGAGCAACGACGTGCAAGGCGCGGATCGGGTAACGGTCGGGGAAAACGCCGGACCGATCACCCCCGGCACCTTCACCGGTACCTATGGCACCCTGGTGCTCAATGCCAACGGCACTTACACCTACACCCTGAACCCCAGCGATGCCGACTTCAAAGTCCTGCACGGCGGCGGCGACGGCAGCGAATCCTTCACCTACACCATCACCGACTCGGACGGTGACACCAGCACCGCGAACCTGATGCTGAACGTCTACAACAACGACGATCGCGTAACCCTCGACGGCCTCGACGTGTATGGCGGTGAGCTGAAGGTCTACGAGAAAAATCTCAGCGACGGCAGCAGCCCCGACACGTCGGCCCTGACCCGGACCGGGACGTTCACCGTGAGCGCCCTCGACGGCCTGCAGACCCTGACCGTGGGCGGCATCACTGTCGTCAGCGGTGGCGTGGTCGCCGGCTTCCCGCAAACCGCCGTCACGCCACTGGGCAGCACCCTGACCATCACCGGGTTCAGCTCGGCGACCGGTGTCGTGAGCTACAGCTACACCTTGAACGATAACGAAGCCCACACAACGGCCAACGGCACCAACAGCCTCACCGAGAACTTCAACGTCGTGGCCACCGATACGGACGGCGACAGCGAGACCGGGCAGATCAACGTCAACATCGTCGATGACCTGCCGAGCGCCAGACCTGACTCGTCGTCGGTAGTGGAGGGCGGCACCGTCAACATCAGTGTGCTGGGCAACGACATCAGCGGCGCCGATGGTCCGGCGACGGTGGTCGGCGTACGCGCCGGCAGCAATACCTCGACGTCGGCCATCGGCGGGCTGGGCAACCCGATCAACGGCACCTATGGCTACCTGACCCTCGATGCCAACGGCAACGCGGTGTATCACAGCAACCAGAATTCGCTCGGCGATGCGGGGGCCACCGATACGTTCACCTATACCGTGCGTGATTCCGATGGCGATGAAAGCACCACCACCATCACCATCGACGTCGCCAACAGCATCATCAAGGCCAACCCCGACAGCGACGTGACGGTCTACGAAAAAGCCCTCGACCTGAGCCAGGAAGGGCAGGACCTGGCCGCCGCTACGGTCACCGGCAGCGACCCGGGCAACACTGGCGAAACTGCGTCCGGGACCCTGGTCGGTTCGGTCTCGGGTGGCAGCGGCGCGCTCACCTACACCCTGGTCGGCAGCGCCACCGGCACCTACGGGCAGATCCTGCTCAACTCCGACGGCAGCTACACCTACACCCTCACCTCGGCACCGAAAACCTCGCCGAATGCCAACGACGGGCCGAACAGCCTGAGTGAAAGCTTCACCTACAAAGCCACCGATGCATTAGGCAACAGCAGCACCAGCACTATCGTGGTCAACATTGTCGATGACGTGCCCAAGGCGGTGGCAACGGATCGCTCGGTGGCGGCGGTGGAGATCGATTCCAACCTGCTGATCGTGCTCGACGTCTCCGGCAGCATGGACGACCCTTCCGGCGTGTCGGGGCTGTCGCGGCTGGATCTGGCCAAGCAGGCCATCAGTGCTTTGCTGGATAAATACGACGACCTCGGCGATGTGAAAGTGCAGCTCGTCACCTTCAGCAGCAGCGCCACCGACATGACCTCGGTGTGGGTCGATGTCGCGACCGCCAAGACACTGCTGGCCGGCCTCACCGCGGACGGTGGCACCAACTACGACGCGGGCGTGGCGACCATGCAGACCGCGTTCAACACCTCGGGCAAACTGACCGGTGCGCAAAACGTCGGCTACTTCTTCTCCGACGGCAAGCCCACCACCGGCCAGGAAATCGGCACCGCCGACGAGACCGCGTTGAAAGCCTTCCTCGATGCCAACAACATCAAGAACTACGCGATCGGCCTGGGCAGTGGCGTGAGCAACGCCAACCTCAATCCACTGGCCTATGACGGCAGCAGCCACACCGACACCAATGCGGTGGTGGTGACCGACCTCAGCCAGCTCAACTCGGTACTGTCCGGCACGGTGATCGGCGCACCGGTCACCGGTTCGCTGCTGGGCGAGGGCTGCACATTCGGCGCCGATGGCGGCTTCATCAAAACCATCACGGTGGACGGCACCACGTACACCTACGATCCGAGCGGCAACAGCAATCAGGGCTCGCTGAGCTTCAGCGGTGGGCTCAACCACGGCACGTTCAACACCGTGGACAACACGTTGAACATTGCCACCAACAACAGCGGTACCTTGCAGATCAATCTCGACACCGGTGAATACGCCTACATTTCGCAGAAAACCACGTCGGTGTTGATCACCGAAACCATCGGCTTCACCGCCAGCGATAACGACGGCGACCTGGCCAGCGCCACCCTGACGGTCAAAGTCATACCGAACGCACCGCCAGTGGCGGCCGATGATAACGTCATCACCAACGTGCTCTCGGGCACCGTTGTGGTGCCAGGCGAACTGTTGCTGGCCAACGACACCGACCCCAACGGCGATCAACTCTCGGCGACCCCGACTTCCTTCAACACCGGCTGGATAGCCAAGGGCGCGGACTTCACCGGCACCGGCGCGATCAGCTTCACCGGCACCAACAACAATCCCGCCAACCAGAGTCTGGCCGACGTGCGCAATGCCTTTGCGGCCAACACGGCAACCATGACGGCGCTGCTGGTGGTCAGTGGCTATCTCGGTTCAGCGAACAACTCCAATGGCAACAATGAAGACCTCATCACGGTCAAGCTGAAACAAGGTGAGACGCTCAACCTCGATCACAACCTGGATGCCGGGCACGTCACGATGGAGTATTCGCTCAACGGTGGGGCGTTCGTCAGCATCGCCGATGGCGGTACCATCACCGCAAGCGCGGATGGCACCTACCAGATCCACCTGACCAACATCACCAACCCCGGTAACGGCAATTCGAATGCGGCGGAAGACTATCAGCTGACCATGACCGTGAACTACGCCGGGGCACAGGACGTCACCACCGACTACCACGGCACCTACACCGCCAACGACAACCATGGCGGCAGCGACTCGGCCAACCTGACCATCAGCTATCAGGACGGCCACACCCTCACCGGCACCAGCGGGGATGACGTGCTGGTGGCGGGCACGGGCAACAACATCATCAATGCCGGTGACGGCAACGATGTGCTCACTGCCGGCTCCGGCAACAACGAGATGCACGGCGGCGCCGGCAATGATTTGCTCTTCAGCGGCCAGGGCAATGACATCCTCGATGGCGGCACGGGCATCGACACGGCCAGTTACGCCCACGCCAGCGCCGGAGTGACGGTCGACCTCAGTCTGCTCGCTGCGCAGAACACCCTGGGCGCGGGCTCGGACACCCTGACCGGCATCGAAAACCTAACCGGCTCGAACTTCAACGACACCCTGATCGGAAACAACACCAACAACGTGATCAACGGCGGCCTGGGCAACGACATTCTCAACGGCGGGGGCGGCGATGACTGGCTGATCGGCGGCCTGGGCAACAACACCCTGACCGGCGGAACCGGGGCCGATACCTTCCAGTGGCTCAAGGGCAACAGTGGCCATGACGTGATCACCGACTTCACGCCCGGCACCGACAAGCTCGACCTGTCGCAACTGCTGCAAGGGGAGAGCGGCACCACGGCTTCACTGGATGACTACCTGCACTTCACCGTCACCGGCAGCGGGCCGTCGACGGTGACCAGCATCGACGTCAGCGCCATGGCCGGCGCCGCGCCGAACCAGACCATCGACCTGGCCGGCGTCGACCTGGCCAGCCACTACGGTGTAACACCCGGGGCGGGTGGAGTGATCGCGGGCGGGCACGACACGGCGACCATCATCAACGGCATGCTCAACGATCATTCGTTGACGGTGGATACCGTGTGA